CGTAACCGCTACAGCCTAAGCTAAGGTCGAAGCATTTTGTCGAACGATCTAGTCCAAGCTTATCTTGAAGCATTGCGGAACAATGTGGCAATAAATAGTCTGGTGTCTGTGTACAGACAATCAGGGTATCAGGCTTTTTCTCAAGTCCTTCGAGAGCTTTAGATGCAGCTTTATAAGCCATATCGAGAGTTGTTTCTTCAGCCGCGGCATGATGAAGGAATCTTACCCCTGTTTTAGGAAGGGTGTCAGAAATATTCCAATCCGGTTTTTCTGTATCGAGCTGAACGCAGTCGATAGTCTTTTCCGGTAGGTAATATTCAACTCTATGGATAAAATTAGGCATCAATTAATCCGTTAGCATCAAGGGTTGTGATAATTTCTTGTACTGAAAGGGCAATAGCGAGTTCAGGAATATTAGCAGCTTTACCACCTGTTGCCTGATCAATACGCATTAAAATCTGTAGCTGTGCAAGACTGTCCCATGCGTCTAGTGTTTGTGAAGAGTCAGCGATTGTGATGTCTTTTTTATGATTTAGAATTTCTTTAATGATTTCTAATAGCTCTGATTTTTTCAATGTAAAACTCTTTGTTTTAAAGTATTAAAGGGATTTTGAAGGTTTACTACACTTTACTTTTTTGTATAGCAGGCTACATTAATCCACCATCAATTGTAATTTCTGATCCATTCAAATAATCTGATTTGATAATAAATTCGATTGCATAGAAAATATTATCACATTTTCCAAACTGAGCTGAAGGGATCTTTTGCAAAATATCTTTTTGCTTGTTTTCATTAATTGACTTTGTCAGGCCTGTATCGAAATAGCCAAGAGTTAAAATATTTGCAGTAATTCCAAATCTTCCATACTCGTGCGCAATCGTTTTAGTCATCGCTGTTACAGCTGCTTTGCTCGCTGCATAGGGGGCAGCTCCAACCACAGCGTTTTTTGCAACTACTGATGAAATATTGATTATTCTTCCCCACCCAGCTTTCATCATTGCGGGGATTACCGCTTGGAGTATCTTAATCCCACTATTTAAATTTATATTGAGAACTGAATCCCATTCTTCAGGGGTATAACTAATGAAAAGTTTGTCCACAGAGATGGCTGATAAGTTGATTATGGTTATTTTTTCTTTAATTTTTTCTATTTGCTTACAAAAAGAGATTATTGAATCACTTTCGGTAATATCAAGCTCTAAGCAGGTGAAATTTTCATGTTTTATAAATGCAGATAGCTTATTCGAGTTCCTTGTTGTCCCTAAGACTTTATTCTTTTCAAGAAGCATGGGGAGAATTTGTCTTCCTATATCACTTGAAGCTCCGATAAGAATAATCATGATGTTGGTTCCTTATCAGGGTAGAGAATACCATTTTTTTTGTTAAAAAATGCTAACAGAATCATTGGTTTAACAATTTTTTTTAAAAAGAAATTTTTGAGTTTGCTAGGTTCTGTGTGCCAATATTTTTTTTGCTGCACAAGTTTTTTCATAGCGTTTAGCTGTTTGTGCAGATCTAATGAGTAGAAATCTAAAGTTTGGCCAAAGAAAAATTTTTGTGGTTGGGCGTCTGTCCCAGTAAAAATGTCATAATTAGCTTTGTAGAATGCAAAAGCATCCGTGTCGTTGAAAGGGGTATTTATTTCTTTTTTATCAATAAGTAACCGGCACATGATTGGGGTTTCTAAGTCATGATATCCTGGAATATTTTTCGGCACAAACTGTTCAATGTAGTGGAAGCTTATAGATGTAGGATAAACTCCAATAGATAATTCTTTTGCTTCAAGGGCGTACATTCTTGCAAACGGTGAGTTTGGTCCGTAGCAGTTGCTGGAATTATGGTGCTCAGCAACAATCCATTCAGCATTTTTTCCAAATGCACAGACGGAGTGTGTAGGATGTATACTTCTTAAAACTCCAGCCGTTCTTCTGAAAAGTTCGCTTACGAGGTTGAGTTGATCTATACTCGTTTTGGGATCGAAAAGAGGGTTGTCAGCTAAAAAAAGAATAGGGCTCTTGTTGAAAGTATAGGAGGACATTACTAGGGTACCGTCTGGTGTGAAGTAATCCATAAGCTCTTTTAGAAAAGCTTTAACACCT
The genomic region above belongs to Desulfovibrio sp. UCD-KL4C and contains:
- a CDS encoding AAC(3) family N-acetyltransferase, yielding MLLNFYRKIVRTVYAKYAPIRANKARQALNRKKRAGYNLNYSQGSISTTEIAKQLKKANILPSDTVFVRISLSAAMAFEGGVKAFLKELMDYFTPDGTLVMSSYTFNKSPILFLADNPLFDPKTSIDQLNLVSELFRRTAGVLRSIHPTHSVCAFGKNAEWIVAEHHNSSNCYGPNSPFARMYALEAKELSIGVYPTSISFHYIEQFVPKNIPGYHDLETPIMCRLLIDKKEINTPFNDTDAFAFYKANYDIFTGTDAQPQKFFFGQTLDFYSLDLHKQLNAMKKLVQQKKYWHTEPSKLKNFFLKKIVKPMILLAFFNKKNGILYPDKEPTS
- a CDS encoding SDR family NAD(P)-dependent oxidoreductase: MIILIGASSDIGRQILPMLLEKNKVLGTTRNSNKLSAFIKHENFTCLELDITESDSIISFCKQIEKIKEKITIINLSAISVDKLFISYTPEEWDSVLNINLNSGIKILQAVIPAMMKAGWGRIINISSVVAKNAVVGAAPYAASKAAVTAMTKTIAHEYGRFGITANILTLGYFDTGLTKSINENKQKDILQKIPSAQFGKCDNIFYAIEFIIKSDYLNGSEITIDGGLM